In Tursiops truncatus isolate mTurTru1 chromosome X, mTurTru1.mat.Y, whole genome shotgun sequence, the following proteins share a genomic window:
- the RAB9A gene encoding ras-related protein Rab-9A, whose product MAGKSSLFKVILLGDGGVGKSSLMNRYVTNKFDAQLFHTIGVEFLNKDLEVDGHFVTMQIWDTAGQERFRSLRTPFYRGSDCCLLTFSVDDSQSFQNLSNWKKEFIYYADVKEPESFPFVILGNKVDISERQVSAEEAQAWCRDNGDYPYFETSAKDATNVAAAFEEAVRRVLATEDRSDHLIQTDTVSLHRKPKPSSSCC is encoded by the coding sequence ATGGCAGGAAAATCATCgctttttaaagtaattctcCTTGGAGATGGTGGAGTTGGGAAGAGTTCTCTAATGAACAGATATGTGACTAATAAGTTTGATGCCCAACTCTTCCATACAATAGGtgtggaatttttaaataaagatttggaGGTGGATGGACATTTTGTTACCATGCAGATTTGGGACACCGCCGGTCAAGAGCGGTTCAGAAGCCTGAGGACGCCATTTTACAGAGGTTCTGACTGTTGCCTGCTTACATTTAGCGTCGATGATTCTCAAAGCTTCCAGAATTTGAGTAACTGGAAGAAAGAATTCATATATTATGCGGATGTGAAAGAGCCCGAaagttttccttttgtgattttgGGTAACAAGGTTGACATCAGCGAGCGGCAGGTGTCTGCAGAAGAAGCTCAAGCCTGGTGCAGGGACAACGGCGACTATCCTTACTTTGAAACAAGTGCAAAAGATGCCACGAATGTTGCAGCAGCCTTTGAGGAAGCAGTTCGAAGAGTGCTTGCTACCGAGGATAGGTCAGATCACTTGATTCAGACAGACACGGTCAGTCTGCACCGAAAGCCCAAGCCCAGCTCATCTTGCTGTTGA